A part of Aegilops tauschii subsp. strangulata cultivar AL8/78 chromosome 2, Aet v6.0, whole genome shotgun sequence genomic DNA contains:
- the LOC109742571 gene encoding thioredoxin reductase NTRC, with translation MAVTRLAVAAALSSAPPSSSHSRGRATPSSCRPLPASASKSKALRAAAAPAADAVDEEAPASPPPSDPGRGVENLVIIGSGPAGYTAAIYAARANLKPVVFEGYQVGGVPGGQLMTTTEVENFPGFPDGITGPDLMDKMRKQAERWGAELHQEDVEFIDVKNRPFVIRSSDREVKSHSVIIATGATAKRLRLPREEEFWSRGISACAICDGASPLYKGQVLAVVGGGDTATEEAIYLTKYACHVHLLVRRDQLRASKAMQDRVLNNPNITVHFNTEAVDVVGNTKGQMSGIQLRRIDTGEEKVLEVKGLFYGIGHTPNSQLLQGQIELDSSGYILVDEGTAKTSVDGVFAAGDVQDHEWRQAVTAAGSGCIAALSVERYLVSNDLLVEFHQPVREEKKKEIEGKDVEMGFDITHTKHKGQYALRKLYHGSPRLILVLYTSPTCGPCRTLKPILNKVIDEYDEYVHFVEIDIEEDPEIAEAAGIMGTPCVQFFKNKEMIRTFSGVKMKKEYREFIESNK, from the exons ATGGCGGTCACGCGCCTCGCCGTGGCCGCCGCCCTCTCCTCCGCCCCGCCGTCCTCCTCCCACAGCCGAGGCAGGGCCACCCCCTCCTCCTGCCGCCCCCTCCCCGCCTCCGCCTCCAAGTCCAaggccctgcgcgccgccgccgcccccgccgccgacgCGGTCGACGAGGAGGCCCCCGCCTCCCCTCCCCCCTCAG ATCCTGGCAGGGGAGTGGAGAACCTGGTGATCATCGGCTCCGGCCCCGCAGGGTACACCGCGGCCATCTACGCCGCCCGGGCGAACCTGAAGCCCGTCGTGTTCGAAGGCTACCAGGTGGGCGGTGTTCCCGGAGGCCAGCTGATGACCACCACCGAGGTGGAGAATTTCCCTGGGTTCCCCGACGGCATCACCGGGCCTGACCTCATGGACAA AATGCGCAAGCAGGCGGAGCGGTGGGGTGCGGAGCTTCACCAAGAAGATGTTGAGTTTATAGATGTGAAGAATAGGCCGTTTGTTATCCGTAGCAGTGACCGAGAG GTAAAATCCCATAGTGTAATCATTGCAACTGGAGCTACTGCAAAGCGACTTAGATTACCTCGTGAAGAAGAATTTTGGAGTAGAGGTATCAGCGCATGTGCAATATGTGATGGAGCATCACCTCTGTACAAGGGTCAAGTTCTTGCGGTCGTTGGAGGAGGTGATACAGCTACCGAGGAAGCGATATATTTGACAAAATATGCGTGCCATGTTCATTTACTTGTTCGAAGGGACCAACTACGAGCATCCAAAGCTATGCAGGACCG AGTACTCAACAACCCCAACATAACAGTACATTTCAATACAGAAGCTGTGGATGTTGTCGGCAATACCAAAGGACAGATGTCTGGTATTCAGTTGAGGAGAATCGATACGGGAGAGGAAAAAGTTCTTGAAGTGAAAGGTCTATTTTATGGGATAGGACATACTCCAAACAGTCAGCTGCTACAAGGTCAAATTGAACTTGATAGTTCTGGATATATTTTGGTTGACGAAGGCACAGCAAAAACTTCAGTTGATGGCGTATTTGCTGCTGGTGATGTGCAG GATCATGAATGGAGGCAAGCCGTTACTGCAGCTGGATCTGGATGTATAGCTGCTTTGTCAGTTGAAAGATACTTAGTCTCCAATGATCTTCTTGTTGAATTTCACCAg CCTGTTCGtgaagaaaaaaagaaggagATTGAAGGCAAAGATGTTGAGATGGGCTTCGACATTACTCACACAAAGCACAAGGGACAG TATGCACTCCGCAAGTTATACCATGGAAGTCCAAGGCTCATCTTGGTTCTATATACTTCTCCAACATGTGGTCCCTGCAGAACCTTAAAACCGATTTTGAACAAG GTTATAGATGAATATGACGAATACGTTCATTTTGTTGAAATTGACATCGAGGAGGACCCTGAAATAGCAGAAGCTGCAGGCATAATGGGAACACCGTGTGTTCAGTTCTTTAAAAACAAAGAAATGATCAG GACTTTCTCTGGTGTGAAGATGAAGAAGGAATACCGGGAGTTCATCGAGTCGAACAAATGA
- the LOC109742569 gene encoding uncharacterized protein, translated as MEVASSPSSSSSSAQPPPKPRLRINPAALLLRPVPPPTPAAPSAPPPADPAAAHPLVAFLSSLVPRRAGERPGAAPGPAVASAARRAAERDALAELQMAGCAVPLFRPYVARLPWHGGTRAWLSKLFPRYGHYCGPNWSSGKEAGSVLWDRRPADHLDFCCYCHDMAYDTHDQAQLLRADLAFLSCLEGSRKTPALDGVAAAAIYRSMCIFGLKTILIPYRTNLVRLQTGPNYADAFADFMKRMASSSGRATTGGEKQRFLRGKRVADDRSDPR; from the exons ATGGAGgtcgcctcctccccctcctcctcctcctcctccgcgcaGCCCCCGCCCAAGCCCCGCCTCCGCATCAACCCGgccgcgctcctcctccgccccgTCCCGCCCCCGACCCCCGCGGCGCCATCGGCTCCTCCGCCCGCGGACCCGGCCGCCGCCCACccgctcgtcgccttcctctcCTCCCTCGTCCCGCGCCGCGCCGGGGAGCGGCCGGGCGCGGCCCCGGGCCCCGCCGTGGCGTCGGCAGCGCGGAGGGCGGCGGAGAGGGACGCCCTGGCGGAGCTGCAGATGGCGGGGTGCGCGGTGCCGCTGTTCCGGCCCTACGTGGCGCGGCTGCCCTGGCACGGCGGCACGCGGGCCTGGCTCTCCAAGCTCTTCCCGCGCTACGGCCACTACTGCGGGCCCAACTGGTCCAGCGGCAAGGAGGCCGGCTCCGTGCTCTGGGACCGCCGCCCCGCCGACCACCTCGACTTCTGCTGCTACTGCCACGACATGGCCTACGACACCCATGACCAGGCGCAGCTCCTCCGCGCCGACCTCGCCTTCCTCAGCTGCCTCGAGGGCAGCCGCAAGACGCCCGCGCTCGacggcgtcgccgccgccgccatctacCGCTCCATGTGCATCTTCG GGCTCAAGACCATACTGATACCGTACAGGACCAACCTGGTGAGGCTGCAAACCGGGCCGAATTACGCCGACGCATTCGCCGATTTCATGAAGAGGATGGCCTCGTCTTCCGGCagggcgacgacgggcggcgagAAGCAAAGATTTTTGAGGGGCAAACGTGTTGCCGACGATCGAAGTGATCCCAGGTGA